The Rhodohalobacter sp. SW132 DNA segment CGATCATCCACGTCTTGGCGATAGAATATCAACTAGCTTGCAAGCTCATGCAGGATTCCGAGCCTTGAGAAATACCATGTCTCCTCCACGCCCAATTCCTTGCCACCAGACATGGTATTTCTGTTCGATCATCCCCTTTCTTGGCAAAAAACATCAACAACCTACCAGCCTGTGCAGGGTTCCGAGCCACGAGAAATACCATGTCTCCTCCACGCCCGGTTACTTGCCCCTCAGACATGGTATTTCTGTTTGATCATCCCCGTTCTTGGCGATAGAATATCAACTACCTTGCAAGCTCATGCAGGATTCCGAGCCTTGAGAAATACCATGTCTCCTCCACACTCTATTCCTTGCCACTTAGACATGGTATTTCTGTTCGATCATCCCCGTTCTTGGTGATAGAACCAGAATAACTTCCCAGCTCATACCAGATACCAAGCCACGAGAAATACCATGTCTTGTACATCAACCCACACTACGGTTGTATTCAATCACCTCTTCATACGCTTCGAGGACTCCCTGTGTGGTTTCTCCAACCGTGACTTTGGCCACATCTTTGGCAACTTTTCGTGCATTGCTTGGCGCAAATGGCATTTTCACTTCTTTCAGCGCTACCGCATCACCGCCGGTATCCCCGATATAGGCCATCTGGTCAAGTGAAATATTCAGATGTTCGCCAAGCAGCTGCAGCCCTCTGAGTTTGTTGTTACCGGGCATTAAGATGTTAATGGAGATCTCGGTTGTGTGAATCTCCAGACCTTCAAAGTTTTCAGGGATGTATTTTAGCGCACGTTCATGAATTTTGTTAATCACAGATTCATCCGGACATACAATCCCGGCATCCATCATTTTTGTGAATTCCAGAATCGCATTTGGATACTCCGGCAGAATTTCGTCGGTGAGCCACGCTTTTACAGCGTAAATCGGATCGAGGGATTCGCCCGTTTCATCGAGGGCTGTCTGGATGCGGTTTCCCTCCCAGTGGTAAAGTCCCGCGCTTTCAAACACAAACGGATAGCGAATATCAAGCCACTGCCCTACAGCCTCGGCATATGGGAATGGCCGACCGGTGCAGATGGTGAGCGGCGGAATTTCTGAATCCTCCGCACTTTTCTGGTTTAGCTCACGCAGCCTGTTGATCGATTCCCAGTGCGGTGTTTTGAAAGGGTGAGAAATACATCCGTCAAGATCGGTTACAAATAGTTTAATCATAAAAATTATGCAAATGCAGGTTCTTTATTTTTTTCTGATCTGATGGTAAAATCGGGGAAGAAAAGTGAAAGTGACAGAAATACCATTCCGATCAGAACCATCAGCTGATAGCGGTTCACGTAGTTGGCATACTCCTGGGATGAAAACTGTCCGCGTTCGAGTTCGCTTAATCGAGAAAGGAACGGCTCGATGGTGTCACTGCCCCGTGAAATCTCATAATAGTTGCCCCCGCCCAGTGCGGCGATATTTCGCATCGATTCTGCGCCAAGCTGCGTGGTCACTTCCTGGCCCTGGCTGTCACGATGGTAACCGCGCAGGGTTCCATTGTCGTAAATCGGAATTCTGCCGCCCTGTTCCGTGCCGATACCCACAGTAAAAATGGTTACCCCCATCTGGTTCAGCCGCTCTACGGCTGAACGGTAATCGGGGCCGTGACTTTCTCCATCAGCAATAAACAGCAGAACATCAGCAGCATCACTGTTCTCTTCGATCGACTGAAAGGTTTCTTCAGCCTTTACCATCGCTGCATGAAAATTGGTGGTGGAAGATGGCATTTGATCGGTTTGAGCGATATCGAGATAGAGACGAAGCGCGGAGTAGTCAAGCGTCATCGGGCTTTGTACAAAAGCTTCGCCGGTAAAAACGAGCAGTCCTACCCTGTCACCCTCCAGCCGGTCGACCAGTCTGTTGATCTCAAACTTCGCTTTTTCGAGCCGACTTGGAGAGATATCCTCCGCATTCATACTTCGGGAAAGATCGAGTGCGATAAGCATATTCACGCCCGAGCGCTCCACTTCGCGAATTTCGGTGCCGATTTTCGGACCGGCAAGCGCCACGATGAAAAAAAACATCGCGATCAGAAAACTGAAAAACCGGACTCTCTCTCCGGTGCGCCAAAAATTCAGCCGGAGCAATGATAGAAGCCGGTCATCAAAAAGTTCCTGGCGTTTTTTGTTGCGAACCACCCGAACCCACCAGAAAACTCCCCAGAAAAGCGGGATCAGAAATAAAAGCCAGAGGTATGTGCTGTTGTCCCAGATCATATTGTGTGTTTACTTGCTTACGTACTTGAAAAACGTGTGAAAGATAACCATTAAAACCGTTAACGCAGAAGAAACTTGAACGACCGGATTGATCCTTCATTGTGCCGGGCGGATGGTATATAGTTCAAAATTTCTTTTGCTGATATGCAGCCTGAACGGGTTCGGGATCTGTATCAGACTGGGATGCTTCTTCTGCCGGCACAATTTTCATCAGCCAGAAAACCCCAACCATACTCAGCATAATGGAGAATAAGAATATCGTCTCACGAATGGTAAGCAGGTTGAACTCCAGCAGAAGAGCCGCAATGGTGACCGATACCGACTGTGCAAGGGTAAACAGAAGCCATTCGGTGCTGAACACGCGTCCCCGGAATGTATCCGGTGCGCGTCTCTGAAGAAGAACGGTGCTCATCACCCAGTTTGAACCGGAGGCGGCGTGTGCAAGCATCACCAATATTGTAATCAGATACAGCGCCTCTGAAATGCTTACAAGCGTATACATCAAACCGCCAAAAACCATGCAGAAACCCATCGCTTTAATCCATGTGGACTCCTTGTTGAATATTCGCCGACCGATTACAGGACCAATCCCGGTGCCCACTCCTCGCGCCGCATACAAGATTCCCAGGCCGACGCTGCCCATCAGCAGAATATCTTCCGCCACTAAAATCAACAAATAGACCAGCGCACCGATACAGCTTGTAAACATCCCCTTTGCCATCGTTGGACGCATAACTTCGGGGTGATCTATCAAAAACTGAAACCCTTCTTTGATGCCTGTGAGCGGATTCCTGGTTCGTTTTTTCTCCTTGTCGCTCATCACCTCCTGCGGGATTACGGCACGGTAAATAAACACGGCCGACAGCAGGTATGTGAAAAAATTGATTACAAAAACGGCGTCCGTTCCCAGCCATGCGGTTGCAAATCCGCCGACGGCCATTCCGGATGTAAAAATAATGCTCCAGGATGCAGCAGAGAGAATATTGGCAATCACCAGCTCCTGCGGCGTGGTTACATTTGGGATGGATGAGGTTTTGGCCGGCTCAAAAATTGCTGAAAAAATCATCTGAACAGCCATCAGCAGGTAGGCCAGCCAGAGCAGTTCGTATGATACGATCAAAATAAATCCGAGCACCACAAAACCGCGAAAAATATCGCACCAGATCATGAGTTTGCGCCGGTTCATCCGGTCGGTGATATATCCCGCAAAAGGAGAAAAAAGCGCCAGGCTCAGCGTTTTAATCACAATGATCAACCCGAGCAGAAGTTCCGAATCTGTATAGGATTGGATCAGGGCGTAAATCGCCAGCAAGCCAAACCAATCCCCAAAATTTGATATAATCTGGGCAAGCCAAAGACGGCGGTAGTTCTTGTTGTTGCCAACAAGGTCGAAATATGGTTTGGGGGAAAATTTCAAAAGAGAGCGCTCAGGTGCGTTTTTTAATCACGGAATATTTCAGATTGACTACTCCACACCTGTACTGCCAAAACCTCCATCGCCGCGTTCTGTCTCCTCAAGGGAGTCTACTTCGGTTACTACGGCCTGAATGACAGGTGCAATCACCATTTGTGCGATTCGGTCGCCGTGCCGGATTGTGAACGGTTCGCTGCCCAGGTTTACAGCCAGGAGTTTTACCTCTCCCCTGTAGTCGGCATCAATGGTTCCGGGCGTATTTAACATGGTGATGCCGTGCCGGAATGCCATGCCGCTGCGCGGACGAATCTGCGCTTCGAAACCACGCGGGATCGACATTTTGAGGCCGGTGGGGATCAGCTGCCGCTCACCCGGTTTTAGTTCTACGGGTTCAGCCAGTGCCGCCCGAAGGTCCATGCCGGCAGAGTCAGCCGATTCGTAGGATGGAAGCTGCAGATCGTTTGCATGTGGCAGTTTCTGAAATTTACAT contains these protein-coding regions:
- a CDS encoding HAD family hydrolase gives rise to the protein MIKLFVTDLDGCISHPFKTPHWESINRLRELNQKSAEDSEIPPLTICTGRPFPYAEAVGQWLDIRYPFVFESAGLYHWEGNRIQTALDETGESLDPIYAVKAWLTDEILPEYPNAILEFTKMMDAGIVCPDESVINKIHERALKYIPENFEGLEIHTTEISINILMPGNNKLRGLQLLGEHLNISLDQMAYIGDTGGDAVALKEVKMPFAPSNARKVAKDVAKVTVGETTQGVLEAYEEVIEYNRSVG
- a CDS encoding VWA domain-containing protein, with product MIWDNSTYLWLLFLIPLFWGVFWWVRVVRNKKRQELFDDRLLSLLRLNFWRTGERVRFFSFLIAMFFFIVALAGPKIGTEIREVERSGVNMLIALDLSRSMNAEDISPSRLEKAKFEINRLVDRLEGDRVGLLVFTGEAFVQSPMTLDYSALRLYLDIAQTDQMPSSTTNFHAAMVKAEETFQSIEENSDAADVLLFIADGESHGPDYRSAVERLNQMGVTIFTVGIGTEQGGRIPIYDNGTLRGYHRDSQGQEVTTQLGAESMRNIAALGGGNYYEISRGSDTIEPFLSRLSELERGQFSSQEYANYVNRYQLMVLIGMVFLSLSLFFPDFTIRSEKNKEPAFA
- a CDS encoding MFS transporter yields the protein MKFSPKPYFDLVGNNKNYRRLWLAQIISNFGDWFGLLAIYALIQSYTDSELLLGLIIVIKTLSLALFSPFAGYITDRMNRRKLMIWCDIFRGFVVLGFILIVSYELLWLAYLLMAVQMIFSAIFEPAKTSSIPNVTTPQELVIANILSAASWSIIFTSGMAVGGFATAWLGTDAVFVINFFTYLLSAVFIYRAVIPQEVMSDKEKKRTRNPLTGIKEGFQFLIDHPEVMRPTMAKGMFTSCIGALVYLLILVAEDILLMGSVGLGILYAARGVGTGIGPVIGRRIFNKESTWIKAMGFCMVFGGLMYTLVSISEALYLITILVMLAHAASGSNWVMSTVLLQRRAPDTFRGRVFSTEWLLFTLAQSVSVTIAALLLEFNLLTIRETIFLFSIMLSMVGVFWLMKIVPAEEASQSDTDPEPVQAAYQQKKF
- the dut gene encoding dUTP diphosphatase, whose translation is MVCKFQKLPHANDLQLPSYESADSAGMDLRAALAEPVELKPGERQLIPTGLKMSIPRGFEAQIRPRSGMAFRHGITMLNTPGTIDADYRGEVKLLAVNLGSEPFTIRHGDRIAQMVIAPVIQAVVTEVDSLEETERGDGGFGSTGVE